Proteins found in one Enterococcus sp. 9D6_DIV0238 genomic segment:
- a CDS encoding GNAT family N-acetyltransferase — protein MATYLRYAQPNDLPELMEIIVRARQLLAEQKIPQWQNGEGPSEKQLISDISLGHCYVLVVDQMIVGLGVISTDKEPPYEQIKNGNWQDTGSSYAVIHRVALHSDHQGRGLALTLMNLLISAARLNGYLDIRIDTHPKNLAMQQLIKKAGFSYQGDILLKVPNGERYAYQLVLT, from the coding sequence ATGGCGACTTATCTAAGATATGCGCAACCTAATGATTTGCCTGAGCTGATGGAAATCATAGTCCGTGCAAGGCAACTTTTAGCAGAACAGAAAATTCCACAATGGCAAAATGGTGAAGGCCCAAGTGAAAAGCAATTGATTTCAGATATTTCTTTGGGGCACTGCTATGTCCTGGTCGTCGATCAAATGATTGTTGGTCTAGGCGTTATTTCTACCGATAAAGAACCACCTTATGAACAAATAAAAAACGGTAACTGGCAAGATACAGGTTCATCTTATGCTGTTATCCATCGAGTTGCTCTTCATTCAGATCACCAAGGAAGAGGTTTAGCGCTGACCTTGATGAATCTGCTTATTTCAGCCGCTAGGTTAAATGGATATTTAGATATCCGAATTGATACTCATCCTAAAAATCTAGCCATGCAACAATTGATAAAAAAAGCAGGCTTTTCGTATCAAGGGGATATCCTGTTGAAAGTACCAAATGGAGAACGTTATGCTTATCAATTAGTCTTAACATAA
- a CDS encoding acyltransferase family protein: MNINKRLEDRRYITGFDGIRTLAVIGVILYHLFPNIMHGGYLGVPIFFAVSGYLITDLLRQEWLQTETIDVKGFYIRRMKRLYPGLIAMLILSSAYIVLFQKDLLNNLRSVFASSVFYYNNWWQIFKGFSYFDRFATQSPFTHIWSLAVEAQNYLVWPLLFIVLKKYVKHSGKIFALIMGATVISGVLMAVLFTPGSDPTRVYYGTDTRLFSILMGSGLAFVWPSYRLKEEIPAKARNLLNGVGIASLVVLLASFLFFADRYSFVYYGGMFIVSIFATLLVAVTAHPGADVNHWLTNPVFTWIGKRSYGIYLYQFPVMIFYEAKIKNLSDHVLLHSLIELALILGISELSYRFIEKPLGKFYYKYTWFAIKDFFKKPWFTSAKITAVICTVFTCFALYGLAIAPSNEVTADQKQLQKTIEENKKKAEERKEAEKAKNEGKTTESTEQSAKAPEINVDLTAEEIKKAQGMEITAFGDSVVLDAAAGLQEIFPKIIVDGEVGRQLYESAPTIQKLDKDKLLKDNVLVGLGTNGSFTEAQFDEFMSAIGTKRKVYWINVRVPTRRWQNEVNTMLDNMKKKYKNLTVIDWYNYSNAHEEWFYEDRVHPNVDGQVKYSNFIAKEILK, from the coding sequence ATGAATATTAATAAAAGGTTAGAAGATCGCCGTTATATCACCGGATTTGATGGAATTCGGACACTAGCGGTCATTGGCGTGATTCTTTATCACTTGTTCCCAAATATAATGCATGGGGGCTATTTAGGTGTCCCTATTTTTTTTGCTGTCTCAGGTTATTTGATTACTGACCTGCTGAGGCAGGAATGGCTTCAGACCGAAACGATCGATGTCAAGGGCTTTTATATTCGTCGGATGAAGCGGCTTTACCCAGGCTTGATTGCTATGTTGATCCTATCATCAGCCTATATCGTTCTTTTCCAAAAAGATTTACTGAACAATTTACGCAGCGTTTTTGCCAGCAGCGTATTTTACTATAATAACTGGTGGCAGATATTTAAAGGCTTTTCTTATTTTGATCGTTTTGCTACACAATCTCCTTTTACTCACATTTGGTCATTGGCAGTTGAAGCACAGAATTATCTGGTTTGGCCGTTGTTATTTATTGTCTTAAAAAAATACGTGAAACATAGTGGTAAAATTTTTGCTTTGATCATGGGGGCGACAGTCATCTCTGGGGTGCTGATGGCGGTTTTGTTCACACCAGGATCGGATCCCACAAGGGTTTATTATGGAACAGATACGCGATTATTTTCGATTTTAATGGGGAGTGGCTTGGCTTTTGTTTGGCCAAGCTATCGTCTGAAAGAAGAAATTCCTGCTAAAGCAAGGAATTTATTGAATGGCGTAGGAATTGCTTCATTGGTTGTTCTATTAGCCTCGTTTTTGTTTTTCGCAGATCGTTATTCTTTTGTCTATTACGGAGGGATGTTTATTGTCAGTATTTTTGCTACGCTTTTAGTAGCAGTTACGGCTCATCCAGGAGCTGACGTCAATCATTGGCTGACAAATCCTGTTTTTACTTGGATCGGTAAGAGAAGCTATGGGATCTACTTGTATCAGTTTCCAGTGATGATTTTTTACGAAGCCAAAATAAAAAATCTTAGTGACCATGTTTTATTGCACTCATTGATCGAACTAGCTTTGATTTTAGGCATCAGCGAGCTTTCTTATCGCTTTATTGAAAAACCTTTAGGCAAATTTTATTATAAGTATACATGGTTCGCAATCAAAGATTTCTTTAAAAAGCCTTGGTTTACTTCGGCTAAAATCACTGCGGTCATCTGCACAGTATTCACTTGTTTTGCGTTATATGGTCTGGCGATCGCACCATCTAATGAAGTAACTGCTGATCAAAAGCAGCTGCAAAAAACGATTGAGGAAAATAAGAAAAAAGCAGAAGAACGTAAAGAAGCAGAGAAAGCGAAAAACGAAGGAAAAACGACTGAGTCTACAGAACAGTCAGCAAAAGCACCAGAAATAAATGTTGATTTGACAGCTGAAGAAATCAAAAAAGCACAAGGGATGGAGATCACTGCTTTTGGGGATTCAGTAGTACTTGATGCAGCAGCTGGACTACAGGAAATTTTTCCAAAAATAATTGTTGACGGTGAAGTGGGAAGACAATTATATGAAAGTGCTCCGACGATTCAAAAGTTGGATAAAGATAAATTATTAAAAGACAATGTTTTGGTTGGGCTTGGGACGAATGGCTCATTTACTGAAGCACAGTTTGATGAATTTATGTCAGCGATCGGTACGAAGCGAAAAGTTTATTGGATCAATGTTCGCGTTCCAACACGTAGATGGCAAAACGAAGTTAATACGATGTTGGACAACATGAAAAAGAAATATAAGAATTTAACGGTTATCGATTGGTATAATTATAGTAATGCACATGAAGAGTGGTTTTATGAAGACCGAGTTCATCCCAATGTTGATGGACAAGTCAAATATTCTAACTTTATTGCAAAAGAAATTCTGAAATGA
- a CDS encoding helix-turn-helix domain-containing protein — MHSKQGFKTTITKYFTSEIEEKMLYLNEELTLLMVISGQIELILLDQYVVLKKGEIYLLNKNEVMSVFPSSKNQVLSVSLNITPEKWMNCRFKQPSPLTISSEKIYQEIIKCLLYKEHPQYLLKLLLRNQIIFIEKTMRGDGSPFTDFIEILEYINKNYMEEHCLEKLVEHFMLDKYTLFQNFRKSTGFSIQIYLREVRLFYSVCLLKKTNAKIMDIALDTGFSSLRAFNKSFKDKFDLPPLSFRKQHKLCQKNSENEFELEQVEQFLERKIDQTS; from the coding sequence ATGCATAGCAAACAAGGATTTAAAACAACGATCACTAAATATTTCACTAGCGAAATAGAAGAAAAAATGCTTTATCTTAATGAGGAATTAACACTGTTGATGGTTATTTCAGGACAAATCGAATTGATTTTATTGGATCAGTATGTGGTGTTGAAAAAAGGGGAGATTTACCTATTGAATAAGAATGAAGTGATGAGTGTTTTTCCAAGCAGCAAGAATCAGGTATTAAGTGTAAGCTTGAACATTACGCCAGAAAAGTGGATGAACTGTCGATTTAAACAACCCAGTCCTTTAACAATTTCTAGTGAAAAAATCTATCAAGAAATTATAAAATGTCTACTTTATAAAGAACATCCTCAGTATTTGTTGAAGCTGTTACTGAGAAATCAGATTATATTTATCGAGAAGACCATGAGAGGCGATGGTAGCCCATTCACTGATTTTATTGAGATTTTGGAGTATATCAATAAAAATTATATGGAGGAGCATTGCTTAGAAAAATTGGTCGAACATTTTATGTTGGATAAATATACTCTTTTTCAAAACTTTAGAAAGAGTACAGGTTTTTCTATCCAAATCTATTTACGGGAAGTCAGACTATTTTACAGTGTTTGTCTTCTAAAAAAGACGAATGCCAAAATTATGGACATCGCTTTGGACACAGGTTTCTCCAGTCTTAGGGCATTCAATAAATCATTCAAGGATAAATTTGATTTACCACCATTATCATTTAGAAAACAACATAAATTATGTCAAAAAAATAGTGAAAATGAGTTTGAACTTGAACAAGTTGAACAGTTTTTGGAAAGAAAAATCGATCAGACCTCCTAA
- the ilvA gene encoding threonine ammonia-lyase IlvA encodes MSQLTREKIEDAYHTLKEVVTETPLQYDIYLSQKYQCNVYLKREDLQKVRSFKLRGAYYAIKETPQEMLKNGVVCASAGNHAQGVAYTCQEMKVPATIFMPTTTPQQKISQVKFFGGDEVTVKLIGDTFDSSAAAAKDYAKANNQAFIDPFNDLNIMAGQGTVAVEIFKEAKEAEFQVDYLLSAIGGGGLVSGVSTFVKAVSPTTEVIGVEPLGAQSMKAAFDKGGPVMLEQIEKFVDGAAVKKVGNLTYEHAMDYVDRLLAIDEGQVCTTILELYTKQAIVVEPAGALSVSALEHIKEEIKGKTVVCIISGGNNDINRMEEIEERSLIFEGLKHYFVINFPQRPGALREFVTDILGPDDDITRFEYTKKVNRGTGPVILGILLKEKEELSNLLKKMATFDPNYIDLSDNPSLYALLV; translated from the coding sequence TTGTCACAATTAACACGAGAAAAAATAGAAGATGCATATCATACATTAAAGGAAGTCGTAACTGAAACACCATTACAATACGATATCTACTTATCCCAAAAATACCAATGCAATGTTTATCTGAAAAGAGAGGATTTGCAAAAGGTTCGTTCCTTCAAGTTACGTGGAGCTTATTATGCTATCAAAGAAACACCGCAAGAAATGCTAAAAAACGGAGTTGTCTGTGCGAGTGCGGGTAATCATGCACAAGGTGTTGCCTATACTTGTCAAGAAATGAAAGTTCCTGCAACGATTTTTATGCCGACAACCACTCCTCAACAAAAGATTTCTCAAGTGAAATTTTTTGGTGGTGATGAAGTCACAGTCAAATTGATCGGTGATACGTTTGATTCCTCTGCGGCAGCGGCGAAAGACTATGCAAAAGCGAATAATCAAGCATTTATCGATCCATTCAATGATCTAAATATCATGGCGGGGCAGGGTACCGTTGCAGTTGAAATCTTTAAAGAAGCAAAAGAAGCGGAATTTCAAGTTGATTATCTACTGTCAGCGATCGGCGGCGGCGGTTTAGTCAGTGGTGTTTCTACATTTGTAAAAGCTGTAAGTCCAACGACCGAAGTGATCGGTGTAGAACCACTGGGGGCTCAATCGATGAAAGCAGCTTTTGATAAAGGCGGACCGGTCATGTTGGAACAAATCGAAAAGTTTGTTGATGGCGCTGCGGTGAAAAAAGTTGGCAATCTGACCTATGAACATGCAATGGATTATGTAGATAGATTACTGGCCATTGATGAAGGACAAGTTTGTACGACGATTCTAGAGCTCTACACAAAGCAGGCGATTGTAGTGGAACCTGCTGGGGCGTTGAGTGTTTCTGCATTAGAACACATCAAGGAAGAAATCAAGGGAAAAACAGTGGTCTGTATTATCAGTGGTGGAAACAATGATATCAATCGAATGGAAGAAATCGAAGAACGTTCGTTGATTTTTGAAGGTTTGAAACATTATTTTGTCATTAACTTTCCACAGCGCCCTGGAGCATTAAGAGAGTTTGTAACCGATATTTTAGGTCCTGATGATGATATCACTCGTTTCGAATATACGAAAAAGGTGAACCGGGGAACCGGACCAGTAATTTTGGGGATTCTTTTAAAAGAAAAAGAAGAATTATCCAATTTATTAAAGAAGATGGCTACATTTGATCCGAATTATATTGATTTGAGTGACAATCCATCTTTATATGCATTACTTGTTTAG
- the ilvN gene encoding acetolactate synthase small subunit, with the protein MRRIITATVNNNSGVLNRFSGVLTRRQVNIDSISVGPTEQEHVSRITIVVQVADLNESEQVTKQLNKQIDVIKVSDITDEAHLERELALVKVNAPAAVRAELFSVIDPFRANVIDVGTRSVVIQVTGTSEKISAFVDVVAPYGIKQLARTGVTGFTRGNN; encoded by the coding sequence ATGAGGCGCATTATCACTGCAACAGTTAACAATAATTCTGGTGTGCTGAACCGTTTTAGTGGGGTATTGACACGAAGACAGGTGAATATTGACAGTATCTCAGTTGGTCCAACAGAGCAAGAACACGTTTCAAGAATAACGATAGTTGTTCAGGTAGCGGATTTAAATGAAAGTGAACAGGTCACAAAGCAATTAAACAAACAAATCGATGTGATCAAAGTTTCTGATATCACAGACGAAGCTCATTTGGAAAGAGAATTGGCATTAGTTAAAGTCAACGCACCTGCTGCGGTTCGGGCAGAATTATTTTCAGTCATCGATCCATTTCGAGCAAATGTCATCGACGTTGGAACACGTTCAGTTGTTATTCAAGTTACGGGTACCAGTGAAAAGATCAGTGCATTTGTTGATGTTGTCGCACCATATGGCATCAAACAGCTTGCACGTACTGGTGTTACAGGATTTACAAGAGGCAACAATTAA
- the ilvB gene encoding biosynthetic-type acetolactate synthase large subunit: protein MAEQQKKMKSGSKILIDALLKQKVEMIFGYPGGAVLPLYDALYDGDIPHILTRHEQGAVHAAEGYAKATGKPGVVIVTSGPGATNAITGIADAMSDSIPMVVFTGQVITDGIGKDAFQEADVIGLTMPITKNNYQVRDTKELPRIIEEAFHIATTGRKGPVVIDLPKDMTVMEAEADIEVKLHLPSYQPTVKPNKLQVKKLMEALAVAKKPLVLVGAGVLHADAGKELVEFITKYQLPALSSLLGLGAIPTEQELFLGMGGMHGSFAANMALTDCDLLINIGSRFDDRLASAPKEFASNAIIAHVDIDPAEIGKIIDTQIPIVADAKETLKEMLKIDVTCSGWNDWNKLNLSRKKLHPFKYDKEQEAEIKPQKVIEFIGELTKGEAIVATDVGQHQMWAAQFYPFKNEKQLVTSGGLGTMGYGVPAAIGAKLGCPDKEVVLFVGDGGFQMTNQELAILNEYNIPIKIVILNNQSLGMVRQWQESFFNNRRSESVFSSQPDFVKMAEAYHIKGVKIDDPKMLEKALTEAFKETGPILIEVMVSPTEHVLPMVPAGKANYQMLGVE from the coding sequence ATGGCAGAACAACAGAAAAAAATGAAAAGTGGCTCAAAGATTTTGATTGATGCGTTGTTGAAACAAAAGGTTGAAATGATTTTTGGTTATCCAGGTGGTGCAGTACTTCCTCTATATGATGCTTTATATGATGGGGACATTCCTCATATTTTGACACGACATGAACAAGGAGCAGTTCATGCAGCAGAAGGTTATGCAAAAGCAACAGGTAAACCAGGAGTGGTTATCGTTACAAGCGGACCTGGAGCAACAAATGCGATAACAGGTATTGCAGATGCCATGAGTGATTCAATTCCGATGGTCGTTTTTACAGGGCAAGTGATCACTGATGGTATTGGAAAAGATGCATTTCAAGAAGCGGATGTTATTGGCTTGACCATGCCGATCACAAAGAATAATTACCAAGTTCGTGATACAAAGGAATTGCCAAGAATCATTGAAGAGGCTTTTCACATTGCAACTACAGGTAGAAAAGGACCAGTCGTGATCGATTTACCAAAAGATATGACTGTAATGGAGGCGGAAGCCGATATTGAGGTCAAACTTCATTTGCCAAGTTATCAGCCGACGGTCAAACCAAATAAACTGCAAGTAAAAAAACTAATGGAAGCATTAGCTGTCGCTAAAAAACCATTAGTGCTTGTAGGAGCGGGTGTTTTACATGCTGATGCTGGAAAAGAGCTAGTTGAATTTATCACGAAATATCAACTGCCAGCATTAAGTTCTTTGCTTGGATTAGGAGCGATTCCGACGGAGCAAGAGTTGTTCTTAGGAATGGGCGGGATGCATGGATCTTTCGCGGCGAATATGGCATTAACTGATTGTGATCTATTGATTAATATTGGATCGCGTTTTGATGACCGATTGGCAAGTGCACCGAAAGAATTCGCTTCAAATGCAATAATTGCACATGTAGATATCGATCCCGCTGAAATCGGAAAAATCATTGATACTCAGATCCCGATCGTAGCTGATGCCAAAGAGACATTGAAGGAAATGTTGAAGATCGATGTGACTTGTAGTGGCTGGAATGATTGGAACAAACTGAATCTCTCAAGAAAAAAATTACATCCATTTAAATACGATAAAGAACAAGAGGCAGAAATCAAGCCGCAAAAAGTAATTGAATTCATTGGCGAATTAACCAAAGGAGAAGCGATCGTTGCGACAGATGTTGGGCAGCATCAAATGTGGGCGGCTCAATTTTATCCATTTAAAAATGAAAAGCAGCTAGTCACTAGTGGAGGACTTGGAACAATGGGGTACGGTGTTCCAGCAGCAATTGGCGCAAAACTAGGTTGTCCAGATAAAGAAGTTGTCTTATTTGTTGGCGATGGCGGCTTCCAAATGACGAATCAAGAATTAGCCATTTTAAATGAGTATAATATTCCGATCAAAATCGTCATTTTAAATAATCAGTCCTTGGGGATGGTTCGTCAGTGGCAAGAGAGCTTTTTCAATAATCGCCGTTCAGAGTCTGTTTTTTCCAGTCAGCCTGATTTCGTAAAAATGGCTGAAGCATATCATATCAAAGGTGTTAAAATCGATGATCCAAAAATGTTGGAGAAGGCGCTGACAGAAGCCTTCAAGGAAACCGGGCCAATACTTATCGAAGTAATGGTTTCTCCAACAGAACACGTGCTGCCGATGGTTCCAGCTGGAAAAGCGAACTATCAGATGTTGGGGGTGGAGTAA
- a CDS encoding NUDIX domain-containing protein, giving the protein MSDLVHFNSREEEKQYYEQHASEAEFLNWYHQQELPEYEKPSLTVDIVLMCYNKEEDQLKILLIKRKGHPYRNSWALPGGFVNRNESTGESVLRETTEETGVVISKENIEQLHSFSRPDRDPRGWVVTVSYLAFIGEEPLIAGDDAKEVRWFTMERGGDLLSLTNGSVEIILDLKTGASNGKDTLAFDHSEIILKAFNRVSNKMEHDPQVLQVLGKDFTITEARKVFAKFSGVDYKTIDHSNFKKAMLHHFEEIGERPVGIGRPSKIYQLKPENSLNDH; this is encoded by the coding sequence ATGAGCGATTTGGTGCACTTTAATTCTAGGGAAGAAGAAAAACAATACTATGAGCAACACGCTAGTGAAGCCGAATTTTTAAATTGGTATCATCAACAAGAACTTCCTGAATATGAAAAGCCTTCTCTGACCGTAGATATTGTTTTGATGTGCTATAACAAAGAAGAGGATCAATTAAAAATATTATTGATAAAAAGAAAAGGCCATCCTTATCGAAATTCATGGGCATTACCTGGGGGATTCGTCAACCGGAATGAGTCTACTGGTGAAAGCGTACTGCGTGAAACGACTGAAGAAACAGGCGTTGTTATTTCTAAAGAAAATATTGAACAGCTGCATAGTTTCAGCAGACCTGATCGTGATCCGCGCGGCTGGGTCGTGACTGTCAGCTATTTAGCATTTATTGGAGAAGAACCATTGATTGCAGGAGATGATGCTAAAGAAGTACGCTGGTTTACGATGGAACGTGGCGGAGATCTTCTTTCACTAACTAATGGCAGTGTAGAGATTATTTTGGACTTGAAAACAGGTGCTTCAAACGGCAAAGATACATTAGCTTTTGACCATAGTGAAATTATTTTAAAAGCATTTAATCGGGTTTCAAACAAAATGGAGCATGATCCGCAAGTTCTACAGGTATTGGGAAAAGATTTTACAATTACTGAAGCACGTAAAGTATTCGCTAAATTTTCTGGCGTCGACTACAAAACGATCGATCACTCAAACTTTAAAAAAGCAATGCTTCATCATTTTGAAGAAATTGGCGAGCGTCCCGTAGGAATCGGTCGTCCTTCAAAAATTTACCAGCTAAAACCTGAAAATTCATTGAATGACCACTAA
- the ilvD gene encoding dihydroxy-acid dehydratase — MRSDQIKKGIEAAPARSLLYATGQVKNARDMEKPFIAICNSYIDIVPGHVHLRELADVAKEAIREAGGIPFEFNTIGVDDGIAMGHIGMRYSLPSREIIADAAETVINAHWFDGVFYIPNCDKITPGMLMASVRTNVPAIFCSGGPMKAGVDPRGHTTTLSSMFEAVGTFKEGKMTAEEFKFMEENACPTCGSCAGMFTANSMNCLMEVLGLALPGNGTILAVSDERKELVRKSAFHLMDLVKKQIKPRDIVTKEAIDDAFALDMAMGGSTNTVLHTLAIANEAEIDYNLEEVNEIAKRVPYLSKIAPSSAYSMHDVHEAGGVPAIMKELVDLGNAIHPDRITVTGKTIRENVQDAVIKNEEVIHPKENPYSPVGGLSILYGNIAPKGSVIKVGGVDPSIKKFVGKAICFSSHDEAVEAIDNHTVKKGHVVVIRYEGPKGGPGMPEMLAPTSSIVGRGLGKDVALITDGRFSGATRGIAVGHISPEAAAGGPIALIEDGDEIEIDLTNRTLELHVSDEELAKRNDHLPKFKAKVKTGYLARYTALVTSAHTGGIMQIPEDLLD; from the coding sequence ATGCGTAGTGATCAAATAAAAAAAGGAATCGAAGCAGCACCGGCAAGAAGCTTGCTATATGCAACTGGACAAGTAAAAAATGCCAGAGATATGGAGAAGCCATTTATTGCGATTTGCAATTCGTATATTGATATTGTGCCTGGACATGTTCATCTAAGAGAATTAGCGGATGTTGCTAAAGAAGCAATTCGTGAAGCAGGAGGAATTCCTTTTGAATTCAATACGATCGGCGTTGATGACGGAATCGCGATGGGGCACATTGGTATGCGCTATTCATTACCAAGTAGAGAGATCATTGCGGACGCAGCGGAGACAGTGATCAATGCTCATTGGTTTGACGGTGTTTTCTATATTCCAAATTGCGACAAAATTACGCCAGGTATGCTCATGGCTAGTGTTCGAACGAATGTACCAGCGATTTTTTGCTCTGGTGGGCCAATGAAAGCAGGAGTCGACCCAAGAGGACATACGACGACCTTATCTTCTATGTTTGAAGCAGTCGGGACTTTTAAAGAAGGAAAGATGACAGCAGAAGAATTTAAGTTCATGGAAGAAAATGCTTGTCCAACTTGCGGTTCTTGTGCGGGCATGTTTACAGCAAATTCTATGAATTGTTTAATGGAAGTCTTGGGATTGGCTCTTCCAGGGAATGGGACGATTTTAGCAGTTTCTGATGAACGAAAGGAATTGGTTAGAAAGTCAGCATTCCATCTGATGGACTTAGTTAAAAAACAAATCAAACCAAGAGATATCGTCACTAAAGAAGCAATCGATGATGCTTTTGCATTGGATATGGCTATGGGCGGCTCTACGAATACTGTTTTGCATACATTGGCGATTGCGAATGAAGCAGAAATTGATTACAACCTTGAAGAAGTCAATGAAATCGCCAAACGAGTTCCGTATCTTTCAAAAATTGCTCCTTCTTCTGCTTACTCCATGCACGATGTACATGAAGCTGGAGGAGTACCAGCGATCATGAAAGAACTAGTTGATTTGGGGAATGCAATTCATCCAGATAGAATCACTGTAACAGGAAAAACGATCAGAGAAAATGTTCAGGATGCAGTGATCAAAAATGAAGAAGTCATCCATCCAAAAGAAAATCCATACAGCCCAGTCGGTGGGTTATCGATCCTTTACGGAAATATTGCACCAAAAGGCAGCGTAATAAAGGTTGGTGGAGTTGATCCATCGATCAAGAAATTTGTCGGTAAAGCGATCTGTTTCAGCTCTCATGATGAAGCGGTTGAAGCAATCGATAACCATACAGTGAAAAAAGGACATGTAGTGGTTATTCGTTATGAAGGACCAAAGGGCGGACCGGGAATGCCGGAAATGCTGGCACCAACATCAAGTATTGTCGGACGTGGTTTAGGTAAAGATGTGGCTCTGATCACAGATGGCCGATTTTCAGGCGCTACGCGCGGGATCGCAGTAGGACATATTTCACCTGAAGCAGCAGCTGGCGGCCCCATTGCTTTAATTGAAGACGGAGATGAAATTGAGATAGATTTAACTAATCGCACATTAGAATTACATGTTTCTGATGAAGAGCTAGCTAAACGAAATGATCATTTACCAAAATTCAAAGCGAAAGTAAAAACAGGATACTTGGCGCGTTATACAGCATTGGTCACATCAGCTCACACAGGAGGAATCATGCAGATTCCAGAAGACCTGCTAGACTAG
- a CDS encoding GNAT family N-acetyltransferase, which yields MQFWSIKTEIPKVEEYLDLRKSGGLSPRGKKASELGLKNSLFSICIREKETGRLVGMGRIVGDGGTSYQVVDIVVHPEYQKQGLGKQIMEQLMAYINEKCDPLAYVNLIADVPANKLYEQFGFVETSPSSVGMYLKVKR from the coding sequence ATGCAGTTTTGGTCAATAAAGACAGAAATACCTAAAGTTGAAGAATACCTAGATTTACGTAAAAGCGGAGGTCTGTCTCCACGTGGAAAAAAAGCAAGTGAATTAGGATTAAAAAATAGCTTATTTTCTATCTGTATTAGAGAAAAAGAGACCGGAAGATTAGTTGGAATGGGACGAATCGTAGGGGATGGCGGTACAAGTTATCAAGTTGTTGATATTGTTGTCCACCCAGAATATCAGAAACAAGGTTTAGGAAAGCAGATCATGGAGCAGCTGATGGCTTATATAAATGAAAAATGTGACCCGCTGGCTTATGTCAATCTAATTGCAGATGTGCCTGCAAATAAATTATATGAACAATTTGGATTTGTTGAAACAAGTCCTTCTAGTGTGGGCATGTATTTAAAAGTGAAACGTTGA
- the ilvC gene encoding ketol-acid reductoisomerase — protein MAKVYYDNSVEKNQLEGKTIAVIGYGSQGHAHAQNLRDNGNQVIIGIREGKSAEAARNDGFDVFPVAEASKKADVVMILAPDEIQGDLYDNEIAPNLEAGNALAFGHGFNIHFDVITPPKDVDVFLVAPKGPGHLVRRTFTEGFAVPALFAVYQDASGHASDVALSYAKGIGATRVGVLETTFKEETETDLFGEQAVLCGGLTSLIEAGFETLTEAGYQPELAYFEVCHELKLIVDLIYEGGFEKMRHSISNTAEYGDYVSGPRVVTAEAKANMKDVLTDIQNGKFAKGFIDDNKNGFKEFNQMRKENAGHPIEKVGAELRKMMPFVSRED, from the coding sequence ATGGCAAAAGTATATTATGATAATTCAGTAGAAAAAAATCAATTAGAAGGAAAAACGATCGCAGTCATTGGCTACGGTTCTCAGGGACATGCTCACGCGCAAAATCTAAGAGATAATGGAAACCAAGTCATCATTGGTATTCGCGAAGGAAAATCAGCTGAAGCAGCTCGTAACGATGGGTTTGATGTTTTTCCAGTAGCAGAAGCATCTAAAAAAGCAGATGTTGTGATGATCTTAGCACCGGATGAAATCCAAGGAGATCTTTATGACAATGAGATTGCACCAAACTTAGAAGCAGGCAATGCCTTAGCGTTTGGACATGGATTCAATATTCATTTTGATGTGATCACACCACCCAAAGATGTGGATGTTTTCTTAGTTGCTCCTAAAGGACCAGGTCATCTTGTTCGCCGGACATTTACAGAAGGTTTTGCTGTACCTGCATTGTTTGCAGTTTATCAAGATGCTTCTGGTCATGCTAGTGATGTTGCTTTATCTTATGCAAAAGGAATCGGGGCAACGCGTGTAGGAGTACTTGAAACAACCTTTAAAGAAGAAACAGAAACAGATCTATTTGGTGAACAAGCAGTTTTATGCGGCGGTTTGACTAGTTTGATCGAGGCTGGTTTCGAAACGTTAACAGAAGCAGGCTACCAACCAGAATTAGCCTATTTTGAAGTTTGTCATGAATTAAAATTGATCGTAGATCTTATTTATGAAGGAGGATTTGAGAAAATGCGTCACTCTATCTCAAATACTGCGGAATATGGAGATTATGTTTCAGGTCCACGAGTTGTTACAGCAGAAGCAAAAGCGAATATGAAAGATGTTTTGACAGACATTCAAAATGGAAAATTTGCTAAAGGCTTCATTGACGATAACAAAAATGGTTTTAAAGAATTTAATCAAATGCGTAAAGAAAATGCTGGACATCCAATTGAAAAAGTTGGAGCAGAGCTACGTAAAATGATGCCTTTTGTTTCTAGAGAAGACTAA